The following proteins come from a genomic window of Candidatus Zixiibacteriota bacterium:
- a CDS encoding carbon-nitrogen hydrolase family protein, protein MGDTYAKFKVAAVQAEPVFLDREATVQKACRLIEEAGRNGAKIIALPESFIPGHPDWLYFYPPDEAMKRFYRDFFKNSVEVPSPATDQLGKAARKADAYVAIGISERVPGTMGSLYNSILFLDPDGKVLGVHRKLVPTTTERLVWTPGDGSTLRVYPTKYGELGGLMCGENTNSLARFTLLAQGEKVHTAHWPGFPAEYNRQGIEGVEIRIRYHAYEGKCFVISSSAVFGKDSVKRLCLTEQAASLVIMGNAVSSVVNPYGRYIGGPLKGEEGIVYADVDLEEMIDAKTLHDVVGHYNRFDVLSVLYQRRSPKPIIFADEDGAAQSGNELASQIESLLKKLESKEELRAAASAEIAEFRGMLAKISSKPTN, encoded by the coding sequence ATGGGCGATACGTACGCAAAATTCAAGGTTGCGGCCGTCCAGGCCGAGCCGGTCTTCTTGGATCGAGAGGCGACAGTACAGAAGGCTTGTAGGTTGATCGAGGAAGCCGGCCGCAATGGCGCAAAGATAATTGCGCTCCCTGAATCCTTCATTCCCGGTCACCCCGACTGGCTTTACTTCTACCCCCCGGACGAAGCCATGAAGAGGTTCTACCGGGACTTCTTCAAAAATAGCGTTGAGGTTCCTAGCCCCGCTACAGACCAACTCGGTAAGGCTGCGAGAAAAGCAGATGCCTACGTTGCCATCGGGATCAGCGAACGGGTTCCCGGAACCATGGGGAGCCTTTACAATAGCATTCTTTTCCTCGATCCCGACGGGAAAGTACTCGGCGTCCACCGCAAGCTTGTTCCTACCACGACCGAGCGGCTCGTCTGGACTCCGGGAGACGGAAGCACTCTGAGGGTTTACCCGACGAAATACGGAGAGCTGGGAGGGCTAATGTGTGGCGAAAATACCAACAGTCTCGCTCGATTTACCCTTCTGGCTCAGGGCGAAAAGGTACACACAGCCCACTGGCCGGGCTTCCCCGCTGAATACAACCGACAGGGTATCGAAGGAGTAGAGATTCGTATTCGCTACCACGCATACGAAGGAAAGTGCTTCGTGATCAGCTCAAGCGCCGTCTTCGGCAAGGACAGCGTCAAACGGCTTTGCCTCACCGAACAAGCGGCCAGCCTGGTGATCATGGGGAATGCCGTTTCCAGCGTCGTCAACCCATATGGCAGGTATATCGGAGGTCCGCTGAAAGGCGAAGAAGGAATCGTCTACGCCGATGTTGACTTGGAAGAAATGATCGACGCGAAGACGCTTCACGATGTCGTGGGGCACTATAACCGCTTCGATGTCCTCTCCGTTCTCTATCAACGGCGAAGCCCTAAACCTATCATCTTCGCCGATGAAGACGGCGCCGCACAATCCGGCAACGAGCTCGCCTCCCAAATTGAGTCGTTATTGAAGAAATTGGAGTCAAAGGAAGAGTTGCGGGCCGCGGCTTCCGCCGAGATCGCGGAGTTCCGCGGCATGCTTGCGAAGATCTCCTCCAAACCGACGAACTAG
- a CDS encoding MFS transporter, translated as MSIASRLLRAPRIFYGWYIVAASVAMNFYLSLVFFQGFQSFFLPISEEFHWDRATTSGAFSLRQLESGLLAPLLGFVVDRWGPRNVILCSVVVTGAGMILMSFITNLWMFYGAFLVISFGASGASHAISWPAAIVNWFQRLRGRALGLACMGPVASGPFLFTIAMLEEAVGWRNAVRLAGLGTWLIGVPLALMVRSEPTRYGYLPDGDPPERKSEMAAGGKARSKDAGAALSVGEAVRTRAFWLLLLVLALQFVGLSGVTVHLIPLLEDKGYSSTEAASILGLVFLLSGIGRFGSGIVSEWIDRRAVLAGLLAFQVGAALSLTQIQPAALWQAALFALFYGIGFGGIIPLRSLFIGDLFGSRSFGAIQGLIQGGAIAAGVLGPVFFGRVFDVTRSYNLALYISSAISAIAIPAAFLLPRSSKRRQA; from the coding sequence ATGTCCATCGCGAGCCGGCTACTTCGCGCGCCCCGGATCTTTTACGGCTGGTACATCGTTGCCGCCTCGGTGGCGATGAATTTCTACCTCTCCCTGGTCTTTTTCCAGGGCTTTCAATCCTTCTTTCTGCCGATTTCCGAGGAATTCCACTGGGACCGCGCCACCACCTCGGGGGCTTTTTCGCTCCGCCAGCTGGAATCGGGGCTCCTTGCGCCCCTGCTCGGATTCGTCGTCGACCGCTGGGGACCGCGCAACGTGATCCTTTGCAGCGTCGTCGTGACCGGCGCGGGCATGATCCTGATGAGCTTCATCACCAACCTGTGGATGTTTTACGGCGCCTTCCTGGTCATCTCGTTCGGCGCGAGCGGCGCCTCGCACGCGATTTCCTGGCCCGCGGCCATCGTGAACTGGTTTCAACGGCTTCGCGGCCGGGCGCTGGGACTCGCCTGCATGGGTCCCGTCGCCAGCGGCCCTTTTCTTTTCACGATCGCGATGCTGGAGGAAGCCGTGGGATGGCGCAACGCCGTCCGTCTGGCGGGTCTGGGGACGTGGCTCATCGGCGTCCCTCTCGCGCTCATGGTGCGCTCGGAGCCGACCCGCTACGGCTATCTTCCGGACGGGGATCCGCCGGAACGCAAATCCGAAATGGCGGCCGGTGGAAAAGCGAGGTCCAAAGACGCCGGCGCTGCGCTGAGCGTCGGCGAGGCCGTCCGCACCCGGGCGTTCTGGCTCCTGCTCCTGGTGCTGGCGCTGCAGTTTGTCGGCCTGAGCGGCGTGACCGTGCACCTGATTCCCCTGCTCGAGGACAAGGGCTACAGCTCCACGGAGGCCGCGAGCATTCTCGGGCTCGTGTTTCTGTTGAGCGGCATCGGGCGCTTCGGCAGCGGGATCGTTTCCGAGTGGATCGACCGCCGCGCGGTCCTGGCGGGCCTTTTGGCGTTTCAGGTCGGAGCCGCGCTTTCCCTCACGCAGATCCAGCCGGCGGCGCTGTGGCAGGCGGCGCTGTTCGCTCTTTTCTACGGCATAGGCTTCGGCGGCATCATTCCCTTGCGGTCGCTCTTCATCGGGGATCTCTTCGGGTCCCGCTCGTTCGGCGCCATCCAGGGCCTGATTCAAGGCGGCGCAATCGCCGCGGGCGTGCTCGGGCCCGTTTTCTTCGGCAGGGTCTTCGACGTCACGCGGTCCTACAATCTCGCTCTCTACATTTCATCGGCGATCTCGGCGATAGCCATCCCCGCAGCCTTCCTGCTCCCCCGCTCCTCGAAGCGACGCCAGGCGTAG
- a CDS encoding cytoplasmic protein — MHQLLLGFIACLLFSMAAFAQDPVSTDGDKYKVIFENDCVRVLDYKDSPGEKTQQHRHPAFVVYALSTFKRSIALPDGKILQRQFNAGDVMWSNSQVHIGINTGDTPTHVILVEMKPGIGACAQK, encoded by the coding sequence ATGCACCAACTGCTGCTCGGCTTCATTGCATGTCTGCTTTTCTCCATGGCGGCCTTCGCACAGGATCCGGTCAGTACGGATGGAGACAAGTACAAAGTCATCTTTGAAAACGACTGCGTGCGCGTTTTGGACTACAAAGACAGCCCAGGCGAGAAGACACAGCAGCACAGGCATCCGGCCTTTGTCGTGTACGCTCTGTCGACGTTCAAGCGAAGCATCGCTCTGCCCGACGGAAAAATTTTGCAGCGACAGTTCAATGCCGGAGACGTCATGTGGTCGAATTCGCAGGTCCACATCGGCATCAACACCGGAGACACACCCACCCACGTCATCCTTGTGGAAATGAAGCCGGGTATCGGCGCTTGCGCACAGAAGTGA
- a CDS encoding ABC transporter substrate-binding protein, translating into MMFTETRLSGGLKVILLAAALGAVLSLHAFSASAAEKADKPIKIQMDFIIGGKHAIWYVALDKGFYLKRGLSVTIQPGAGSADTVRAIGAGLADVGFADFSTAIVAKSRGTPVQAVAQLGYMPATILWREDTPIKTLKDLEGKSWAVSPGQAHRYLMPAFAKINHIDFTTIKIQDFAPALLPSALIARKADFVGMFRASNDEVTEMAATKQGIKLKRVFLKDNGLNIYGGGLIVREENIKRGPDVIRAYVEGTMEGLRYSREHPDEALQILMKHKPELNRELTRIQLKSALEEIFIPPESLQLGFGYIKPDVMEKTVAITNEYFDTGRKVSVGEVYTNQFIRK; encoded by the coding sequence ATGATGTTCACTGAAACCCGTCTTTCCGGTGGACTGAAAGTGATCTTGCTGGCGGCAGCCTTGGGCGCCGTATTGTCTTTGCACGCCTTTTCAGCGTCGGCGGCTGAGAAGGCCGACAAGCCGATCAAAATCCAGATGGATTTCATTATCGGCGGGAAACACGCCATCTGGTATGTGGCGTTGGACAAGGGTTTTTACTTGAAGCGCGGGTTGTCGGTCACCATCCAGCCCGGGGCAGGATCAGCCGACACCGTGCGGGCCATTGGCGCCGGTCTTGCCGATGTGGGATTCGCCGATTTCTCAACCGCCATCGTGGCGAAATCGAGAGGCACTCCTGTCCAGGCCGTGGCGCAGCTCGGCTATATGCCCGCCACCATTCTCTGGCGCGAAGATACCCCGATCAAAACATTGAAAGATCTCGAGGGAAAGTCATGGGCGGTCAGTCCGGGACAGGCGCACCGCTATTTGATGCCGGCCTTCGCCAAGATCAACCATATTGACTTCACCACGATCAAGATTCAAGACTTCGCCCCGGCTCTTTTGCCTTCCGCTCTGATAGCCAGAAAGGCGGATTTCGTCGGGATGTTTCGCGCCTCGAACGACGAGGTGACCGAGATGGCGGCGACCAAGCAGGGGATCAAACTGAAGCGGGTGTTTCTGAAGGATAACGGCCTCAATATCTACGGCGGAGGGCTGATCGTCAGGGAAGAAAACATCAAGCGGGGCCCCGACGTGATCCGCGCTTACGTGGAGGGAACCATGGAAGGCCTGCGATACAGCCGGGAACATCCGGACGAGGCGCTGCAGATCTTAATGAAGCATAAGCCCGAACTGAATCGGGAGCTCACCCGGATTCAGCTAAAAAGTGCGCTCGAAGAAATTTTCATTCCACCGGAATCGCTGCAATTGGGGTTTGGCTATATAAAGCCGGACGTGATGGAGAAAACGGTCGCGATCACAAACGAGTATTTCGATACCGGCAGAAAGGTTTCGGTGGGAGAGGTTTACACGAATCAATTCATCAGGAAGTAA